A region from the Desulfurobacterium pacificum genome encodes:
- a CDS encoding nucleotidyltransferase family protein, whose translation MEILEKLKLLKEDLKKLYGIEEIAIFSSVAREEETPNSDIDIVIIKIHTKEKLNRKVDIRSYDSLNLFLKEMIKDKKTKLSTFNVIFSRPKVELL comes from the coding sequence GTGGAAATCCTGGAAAAGCTGAAACTCCTAAAGGAAGACCTAAAAAAGCTATACGGTATAGAAGAGATAGCTATATTCAGTTCTGTCGCAAGAGAAGAAGAAACCCCAAACAGTGACATAGACATCGTAATAATTAAAATACATACAAAAGAAAAACTAAACAGAAAAGTGGATATAAGATCATACGACTCTTTAAACCTATTCTTAAAGGAAATGATAAAAGATAAAAAAACGAAACTATCAACATTTAACGTGATTTTTTCAAGACCGAAGGTTGAACTGCTTTAA
- a CDS encoding SIMPL domain-containing protein (The SIMPL domain is named for its presence in mouse protein SIMPL (signalling molecule that associates with mouse pelle-like kinase). Bacterial member BP26, from Brucella, was shown to assemble into a channel-like structure, while YggE from E. coli has been associated with resistance to oxidative stress.), with the protein MKTALITLTGIIFLTATAFAGTKIRDTVTASRYVKPDIYVVPINVKIKSWDEGKILTALSTLDEKIRNLKLPYEGGNYRIEENRIWDTIKKRYVTEGYIGTIHYTFKLKNVQKQNEIFTLLNEESRQLGFQYTIGSPHWEISQSKRQKVTSELKKALIRKSLKEAREFGRELKEVCTVESISFNPFSQPIFPLYRSNVKALPAPVPARTSQRISVKADVKFSCFKHRK; encoded by the coding sequence GTGAAAACAGCTCTAATAACGCTAACAGGAATCATCTTTTTAACAGCAACAGCCTTTGCAGGAACAAAAATCAGAGATACCGTAACAGCATCAAGATACGTAAAGCCAGACATCTATGTAGTTCCCATAAACGTAAAGATAAAATCGTGGGATGAAGGCAAAATCCTCACCGCCCTCTCTACCTTAGACGAAAAAATCAGAAACCTGAAACTTCCCTACGAAGGCGGCAACTACAGAATTGAAGAAAATAGAATCTGGGACACGATAAAAAAACGCTATGTAACAGAAGGCTACATCGGAACAATCCACTACACATTTAAACTAAAAAACGTTCAAAAGCAAAACGAAATCTTCACTCTCTTAAACGAAGAATCAAGGCAGTTGGGTTTTCAATACACTATTGGCTCACCCCACTGGGAAATCTCTCAATCAAAAAGGCAGAAAGTAACCAGCGAACTTAAAAAAGCCCTCATCCGCAAATCATTAAAAGAAGCAAGAGAGTTCGGCAGAGAGTTAAAAGAAGTGTGCACCGTAGAATCCATATCGTTTAACCCCTTCTCACAACCGATATTTCCGCTTTACCGCTCAAACGTAAAGGCGCTTCCCGCCCCCGTCCCAGCGCGCACTTCTCAAAGAATTTCTGTAAAAGCCGATGTAAAATTTAGCTGCTTCAAACATAGGAAATAG
- a CDS encoding nucleotidyltransferase family protein: MKNLQEAITFLKSRKDHIKKTFGVEEIAIFGSFCRNEQTEKSDIDIIVTFAKGYKTFDNYMNLKEYLEKLLSRKVDLIVKTATKPKLKKAILKEAVYV; the protein is encoded by the coding sequence GTGAAAAACCTCCAGGAAGCAATTACCTTTCTTAAAAGCAGAAAAGACCACATAAAAAAAACTTTTGGAGTGGAAGAAATAGCTATATTCGGTTCTTTTTGCAGAAATGAACAAACGGAAAAAAGCGACATAGACATAATCGTTACATTCGCGAAAGGTTACAAAACTTTTGACAACTACATGAATCTAAAAGAATACCTTGAAAAACTTCTTAGCAGAAAAGTTGACCTTATTGTAAAAACAGCAACAAAACCAAAACTCAAAAAAGCTATATTAAAAGAGGCTGTATATGTCTAA
- a CDS encoding AEC family transporter, giving the protein MENLIINVLFPLYLLISVGYAIGRIKPDVQTDTISTIVVYVFAPALIFYSFRKISLNAQNLTCMFASALLVFALVFLISILAERLFLKTKNEAFELSATVMNAGYLGIPLIYLMFGEKGLPYALSFMVAMAVYHFSLGIVILQRENFKNAVISAIKIPLLPALTLSLLLKNVSLPPGILKMIEMSGNASLPLMLVSIGISLSKIVPKELKVGIVATAVRFFGGTIAALLTVSIIPCPTTAKKVIIVQSSLPSAILNYVLCEKFKNSPQTAATIVFISTLLFPLYLLLIKNFL; this is encoded by the coding sequence ATGGAAAACCTGATAATAAACGTTCTCTTTCCCCTATACCTGCTTATATCTGTCGGATACGCAATAGGTAGAATAAAACCTGACGTCCAAACCGATACAATTTCCACAATCGTTGTTTACGTTTTTGCCCCTGCCCTCATTTTCTACTCGTTCAGAAAAATCTCCTTAAACGCTCAAAACCTTACCTGTATGTTTGCCTCAGCTCTTTTAGTATTTGCGCTGGTCTTCCTCATCTCAATTCTGGCTGAAAGACTCTTTTTAAAAACAAAAAACGAAGCATTTGAACTCTCAGCCACCGTTATGAATGCAGGATATTTAGGAATTCCTCTAATTTACCTGATGTTTGGTGAAAAAGGACTACCCTACGCTTTAAGTTTCATGGTAGCAATGGCTGTTTATCACTTCAGTTTAGGCATAGTTATTCTGCAAAGAGAAAACTTTAAAAACGCTGTGATTTCAGCCATCAAAATCCCTCTCCTCCCCGCCCTCACCCTCTCTCTACTTTTAAAAAACGTTTCCCTTCCGCCAGGAATTCTCAAAATGATAGAGATGAGCGGAAACGCAAGCCTACCTCTTATGTTAGTTTCAATTGGAATAAGCCTTTCAAAAATAGTGCCAAAAGAACTAAAAGTTGGCATCGTAGCAACGGCAGTTCGCTTCTTCGGCGGAACAATCGCTGCTCTTTTAACAGTGTCAATTATCCCCTGCCCGACAACAGCCAAAAAGGTAATAATCGTTCAGTCATCCCTTCCTTCAGCAATCCTAAACTACGTTCTTTGCGAAAAGTTCAAAAATTCCCCCCAAACCGCCGCCACAATCGTCTTCATCTCTACCCTTCTCTTCCCCCTCTACCTACTTCTCATTAAAAACTTCCTATAA
- the selB gene encoding selenocysteine-specific translation elongation factor, with product MQSKKFIVIGTAGHIDHGKTTLIKALTGIDTDRWEEEKKRGMTIDIGFANLELPSGIFAGIVDVPGHEKFIKNMLAGASGIDLVLFVIAADEGVMPQTKEHLTVCQTLGTKKGIIVLTKKDTVDEEWLELVKEDVKDFVKGTFLENAPLIAVSSKTDEGIKELVKEIDRIAQTVEPKTTEGILRLPVDRSFTVKGFGTVITGTLLSGKVKVGDTVEILPEGRTVKVRNIQVHGKNREEALAGQRTALNLSDVSKEDVERGDVIATPGYLKPTKIVDVELSLSKDADVIVQPGHKIHFHHLTKETEGEVFLIDKDELLPGESALAQIRLKEEIVPVYDDRFVIRNYSPARVIGGGKIVFPLPERKFRRKFRKEKTAFLKKLTEGSEKEKAIHLIKTFPGKLTDKSLTQLLNIPPEKAQKLIKELTDSGTITISDKKLYPAEFKEKLKEQILTALSQHHKKFPISEGINRESLKTSLSAPPEMFSQAISELLKEGKIEEIGAVLKLKGFTPHHEGTPFESKVEKIVEVVRNSRFTPPEVKELAKEIEIPEEEANLIASYLQLQKGFVKIGEHLFSPEAMKEIVSILKNHFKNKETLTVGEFKDYLNVSRKFAIPLLEFLDSKGITVRKGNERVAGNLEWKT from the coding sequence AGACCACGGCAAAACAACGCTTATAAAAGCCCTCACCGGTATAGATACAGACCGCTGGGAAGAAGAAAAGAAGAGAGGAATGACCATTGACATAGGTTTTGCCAACCTTGAACTGCCCTCCGGCATCTTTGCCGGTATCGTTGACGTCCCTGGACACGAAAAGTTCATAAAAAACATGTTAGCAGGTGCTTCCGGTATAGATTTAGTCCTCTTTGTAATAGCAGCAGATGAAGGCGTAATGCCCCAGACAAAAGAGCATCTTACAGTCTGCCAGACCCTTGGAACGAAAAAAGGGATAATCGTTCTAACCAAAAAGGACACGGTAGATGAAGAGTGGCTTGAACTGGTAAAGGAAGATGTAAAAGATTTCGTAAAAGGAACGTTCTTAGAAAACGCACCTTTAATTGCAGTATCCTCAAAAACCGACGAAGGAATAAAGGAACTCGTTAAAGAGATAGACAGGATAGCGCAAACTGTAGAGCCGAAAACGACAGAAGGTATTTTAAGACTTCCCGTTGACCGTTCCTTTACCGTTAAAGGATTTGGCACCGTCATAACAGGAACGCTGTTAAGCGGAAAAGTAAAAGTAGGCGATACAGTAGAAATACTGCCGGAAGGTAGAACGGTAAAGGTAAGGAACATTCAGGTTCACGGAAAAAACAGAGAAGAAGCGTTAGCAGGACAGAGAACGGCACTTAACCTTTCAGATGTCTCAAAAGAAGACGTTGAAAGGGGCGACGTAATCGCCACCCCGGGATACTTAAAACCCACAAAAATCGTTGACGTTGAACTCTCTCTTTCAAAAGATGCAGATGTAATCGTCCAACCAGGGCACAAAATCCACTTCCACCACCTCACAAAAGAAACAGAAGGCGAAGTTTTCTTAATAGATAAAGACGAACTCCTACCCGGCGAAAGCGCCCTCGCCCAAATACGCTTAAAGGAAGAAATCGTTCCCGTTTACGACGACAGGTTCGTTATAAGAAACTACTCGCCGGCAAGAGTTATAGGCGGAGGAAAAATCGTTTTTCCGCTTCCTGAAAGGAAATTCAGACGCAAGTTCAGAAAAGAAAAAACGGCATTCCTAAAAAAACTTACCGAAGGAAGCGAAAAAGAAAAGGCAATACACCTGATAAAAACGTTCCCTGGAAAACTTACAGACAAATCCCTAACCCAGCTACTCAACATACCACCCGAAAAAGCCCAAAAGCTAATTAAAGAACTAACAGACAGCGGAACAATCACCATTTCCGATAAAAAGCTCTATCCGGCAGAATTTAAAGAGAAACTGAAGGAGCAAATCCTCACCGCCCTTTCACAGCACCACAAAAAGTTTCCCATATCGGAAGGAATCAACCGCGAATCCCTTAAAACATCTCTCTCTGCACCTCCAGAGATGTTTTCTCAAGCCATCAGCGAACTGTTAAAGGAAGGAAAGATAGAAGAAATCGGCGCAGTCCTGAAACTAAAAGGCTTCACACCACACCACGAAGGAACACCCTTTGAAAGCAAAGTAGAGAAAATAGTCGAAGTAGTCAGAAACAGCCGGTTCACGCCGCCAGAGGTAAAAGAATTAGCCAAAGAAATAGAAATTCCTGAAGAGGAAGCAAACTTAATAGCGTCATATCTCCAGCTTCAAAAAGGCTTTGTAAAAATCGGCGAACACCTGTTTTCGCCAGAAGCCATGAAAGAAATCGTTTCAATACTCAAAAATCACTTTAAGAACAAAGAAACGCTTACAGTCGGAGAGTTTAAAGACTACCTGAACGTCTCCCGTAAGTTTGCAATTCCGCTGTTAGAATTTTTAGACAGCAAAGGCATTACCGTGAGAAAAGGTAACGAAAGAGTAGCCGGTAATTTAGAATGGAAAACCTGA